A stretch of Rhinoderma darwinii isolate aRhiDar2 chromosome 4, aRhiDar2.hap1, whole genome shotgun sequence DNA encodes these proteins:
- the LOC142760414 gene encoding uncharacterized protein LOC142760414, with protein MLNVPKYDGKSVTLMDWAERLRAAARLYQVPPQHQADLALSLLEGDARAAVVVLPVSQRATLEDIIARLETLYGDTTSVTDLRKKFYTRSQREDESVQQYSVALQRLWNRLSKKDQEGCAAVPDPDRVLRDQYVSGLKNRALRRSLRDYIRMEPHTALVDVVREAIEWQREGEDGAHVSVHNSTKSGPPPKMDPTPESAFLRDFARDEVYERHFAGSDELENPWLTLTAANNLPIPVVGMTWLDMELFGKSIPRQAVLVVPNYARPGVPVIIGMNILRELDGLLLREMGTVYWERVGGNTRVQQSLQQLQRICRQKERVAQEEGQVGTIRSSRGKPLQLPPRQELTLPLEVKTHLRLRNATVIVEPLSDASPASNWMVGRTVCRIARGCATVRLMNLDDVVTVIPPATALAAVHVIRPQDVTESEPHGQSNEPEPEETEEAGGTLTWLWQQLKLQGVAPDPESEQALRALLQRYLTAFASHEEDYGCTDAIEHAIHTRGAVPVRERYRSIPPALYQEVKDLIQKMLEGQVIRESTSPWAAPIVLVRKKDGTLRFCIDYRRLNACTHRDAYPLPRVEESLTALRQAQYFTTLDLASGYWQVPVREEDKEKTAFITPMGLFECNRMPFGLNNAPSTFQRLMEHCLGDMNFESIMIYLDDIVVYSSTFPEHLGHLEAVLSRLTRFGLKLKPTKCRIARQKINYLGHVVSPEGVAPDPSKIQAVMDWPPPSTSTEVRAFLGMVGYYRRYIQDFAKIAGPLHELLRGQPAERRGKQSTSVANRWGPTQEQAFQQLKERLTTAPILAFADYSQPFQLYTDASLHGLGAVLSQKRDGVERVIAYGSRSLRPAERNPLNYSSFRLELLAVVWAVTERFAEYLTGSRIEIYTDNNPLAYLHTAKLGALEQRWVARLARFDYIIRYKPGRNNGNADALSRNPTTNPVGDQDEEVEEVEIPPLRVASRVTQLEVRNGGPEVGELYSRLEWQEKQRSDKDLKHLHG; from the exons atgttaAATGTGCCCAAATATGACGGAAAGAGCGTGACGCTTATGGATTGGGCTGAGAGGCTAAGAGCAGCCGCCCGACTCTACCAAGTACCTCCCCAACACCAAGCGGATCTCGCATTGAGCCTGCTAGAAGGAGATGCTCGGGCAGCAGTAGTAGTCCTCCCAGTCAGTCAAAGAGCGACCCTGGAAGACATCATCGCCAGGCTCGAAACCCTATACGGAGACACTACCTCAGTTACCGATTTACGGAAAAAATTCTATACCCGTAGTCAGCGGGAAGATGAATCTGTCCAACAGTACTCGGTCGCACTCCAACGATTGTGGAACCGACTTAGCAAGAAAGATCAAGAGGGGTGTGCGGCTGTTCCTGACCCGGACAGGGTGCTGCGGGACCAATACGTGTCTGGGTTGAAGAATAGAGCGCTAAGAAGGAGCCTCAGAGACTATATACGGATGGAGCCGCATACCGCCTTAGTGGACGTAGTTCGAGAGGCCATAGAGTGGCAGCGCGAGGGAGAGGATGGTGCTCACGTTAGTGTACACAACTCTACCAAAAGCGGACCACCTCCGAAAATGGACCCCACACCAGAGAGTGCTTTCCTCCGAGACTTtgccagggat gaagtgtatgagagacactttgcGGGGTCTGATGAGTTGGAGAACCCTTGGCTCACCTTGACAGCTGCCAACAACCTCCCCATCCCAGTGGTTGGAATGACCTGGTTAGATATGGAGCTGTTCGGAAAATCAATCCCTAGACAGGCCGTGTTGGTCGTGCCTAACTATGCCCGGCCGGGTGTTCCCGTAATCATCGGCATGAACATACTACGAGAGTTAGACGGACTCCTGTTGCGGGAGATGGGAACCGTCTACTGGGAAAGAGTCGGCGGGAACACCCGAGTGCAACAGTCTCTTCAACAGTTACAGAGAATCTGCCGACAAAAAGAAAGAGTAGCCCAAGAGGAAGGACAAGTGGGTACTATTAGGTCATCccgaggaaaaccccttcaactgcCCCCTAGACAAGAGTTAACGCTACCATTGGAGGTGAAGACACATCTACGGTTGAGGAATGCTACTGTGATAGTAGAACCACTTAGCGACGCCTCTCCAGCCTCCAACTGGATGGTGGGAAGGACCGTGTGCCGAATAGCGCGGGGCTGCGCCACCGTTCGGCTGATGAATCTGGATGATGTGGTGACTGTCATCCCTCCCGCCACAGCTCTAGCGGCAGTACATGTTATACGACCTCAAGATGTAACTGAGTCGGAACCCCACGGGCAGTCCAACGAGCCAGAGCCcgaggagacagaggaggctggagGGACACTGACCTGGCTGTGGCAACAACTAAAATTGCAGGGGGTGGCCCCCGACCCGGAGTCTGAACAAGCACTACGGGCGCTCCTACAACGCTACTTGACTGCTTTTGCTTCTCACGAGGAAGACTATGGCTGTACCGACGCTATAGAACACGCCATTCACACTAGGGGTGCAGTCCCAGTGCGGGAAAGATACAGAAGCATACCACCTGCATTGTACCAGGAGGTCAAAGACCTAATCCAGAAGATGTTGGAGGGCCAAGTGATCCGGGAAAGTACAAGCCCGTGGGCTGCGCCAATTGTGCTAGTGCGGAAGAAGGATGGCACCCTACGATTCTGTATTGATTATCGCCGACTGAACGCATGCACACATAGGGACGCTTATCCCCTCCCGAGAGTggaagagtcactcacagcactccgtcaggctcagtatttcactaccctcgatctagccagtgggtactggcaagttcCCGTTCGAGAGGAGGACAAAGAGAAGACGGCATTCATCACACCAATGGGGCTATTTGAGTGTAACCGGATGCCATTCGGGTTGAATAACGCCCCAAGTACATTTCAACGGTTGATGGAACACTGCCTAGGAGACATGAACTTCGAGTCCATCATGATTTACCTTGATGACATCGTAGTGTACTCCAGCACCTTTCCAGAGCACCTGGGTCACCTGGAGGCCGTACTGAGCCGTTTGACGAGGTTCGGGCTGAAACTAAAACCGACTAAATGTCGGATTGCGAGACAGAAGATCAACtacttgggacatgtagtcagcCCAGAGGGAGTGGCACCTGATCCTAGCAAGATTCAAGCCGTCATGGACTGGCCACCACCCAGCACATCTACCGAAGTGAGAGCcttcctggggatggtaggatactACCGGCGATACATCCAAGATTTTGCCAAGATTGCCGGTCCACTCCACGAACTGTTACGGGGGCAGCCGGCAGAACGGCGGGGGAAACAGAGTACATCGGTGGCCAACCGATGGGGCCCGACTCAGGAACAGGCCTTCCAACAGTTAAAGGAGCGATTAACGACTGCGCCCATCTTGGCATTCGCGGACTATTCACAGCCGTTCCAACTCTATACTGATGCTAGCCTGCACGGTTTGGGAGCggtgctgtcacagaagagagaTGGAGTGGAAAGGGTGATTGCGTACGGTAGCCGGAGTCTGAGGCCCGCCGAGCGGaaccccctgaattacagttcctttCGCCTTGAACTCCTAGCTGTAGTCTGGGCCGTTACGGAAAGATTTGCAGAGTACTTGACGGGAAGCCGGATAGAGATCTATACTGACAATAACCCGCTTGCTTATCTACACACCGCCAAACTGGGTGCACTAGAGCAGCGCTGGGTGGCACGCCTCGCCCGGTTTGATTATATAATTCGCTATAAGCCTGGGCGCAACAAcggcaatgcggatgccttgtcccggaaCCCGACAACGAACCCTGTCGGGGATCAGGATGAAGAAGTGGAAGAGGTGGAGATCCCGCCACTGCGGGTGGCAAGCAGGGTGACGCAACTGGAGGTCAGGAATGGAGGGCCCGAAGTGGGTGAACTGTACAGTCGTCTAGAGTGGCAGGAGAAACAGAGGTCTGATAAGGACCTAAAACATTTACATGGGTAG